A window of Bradyrhizobium sp. AZCC 1610 contains these coding sequences:
- a CDS encoding branched-chain amino acid ABC transporter permease, translating to MKSQINLRNAVVALVALGLALLPVYSAATGNIFILTLFTRIVIFALAAASLNLIMGYGGMMSFGHAAYLGIGGYAVGILAHEGIGSGFIQWPVALALSALYALVIGALSLRTRGVYFIMITLAFAQMAYYIASGLSRYGGDDGLTIYKRSTFGGLIDLSNRVQFYYLCLACLFGGVYLIWRIINSRFGMVVQGVRSNEQRMQAIGFHANRYRLVCFVISGTICGLAGALLANNTDFISPAGMYWTRSGELMVMVVFGGMGSLFGPVLGTIVFLLLEEVLSQFTEYWALIMGPLLLLIVLFARGGIMGLLGRLSRA from the coding sequence ATGAAATCTCAAATCAACCTCCGCAACGCCGTCGTGGCGCTCGTCGCGCTTGGCCTCGCGCTTTTGCCGGTCTATTCCGCGGCGACCGGCAACATCTTCATCCTGACGCTGTTCACCCGCATCGTCATCTTTGCGCTCGCCGCCGCCAGCCTCAATCTCATCATGGGCTACGGTGGCATGATGAGTTTTGGCCATGCCGCCTATCTCGGCATTGGCGGTTATGCGGTGGGCATCCTCGCCCATGAAGGCATCGGCTCCGGCTTCATCCAGTGGCCGGTCGCGCTGGCGCTGTCGGCGCTTTATGCGCTCGTGATCGGTGCGCTTAGCCTGCGCACCCGCGGCGTCTATTTCATCATGATCACGCTCGCCTTCGCGCAGATGGCCTATTACATCGCCTCGGGTCTTTCTCGCTATGGCGGCGATGACGGCCTCACCATCTACAAGCGCAGCACTTTCGGCGGCCTGATCGACCTGTCGAACCGCGTGCAGTTCTACTACCTCTGCCTCGCCTGCCTGTTCGGCGGCGTCTATCTGATCTGGCGTATCATCAATTCTCGCTTCGGCATGGTGGTGCAGGGCGTGCGTTCCAACGAGCAGCGCATGCAGGCGATCGGTTTTCATGCCAACAGATATCGTCTCGTCTGTTTCGTCATCTCAGGCACCATCTGCGGCCTTGCCGGCGCGCTGCTGGCCAACAATACCGACTTCATCAGCCCGGCCGGGATGTACTGGACCCGTTCCGGCGAACTCATGGTGATGGTGGTGTTCGGCGGCATGGGCTCGCTGTTCGGGCCTGTCCTGGGCACCATCGTGTTCCTCCTGCTGGAAGAAGTCCTGTCGCAGTTCACCGAATACTGGGCGTTGATCATGGGCCCGCTGTTGCTGCTGATCGTGCTGTTCGCGCGCGGCGGCATCATGGGTTTGCTGGGGAGGTTGAGCCGTGCCTGA
- a CDS encoding ABC transporter ATP-binding protein, giving the protein MPDPLLRVENLVRSFGGIKATDNLSLDVVPGELHAIIGPNGAGKTTLISQLTGQLTPNSGTIHFAGRDVTRLPSYQRSRLGLARSFQITSLLPDFTAADNVALAAQAHDGHSFRFWGSARKEKHLRDAAQAALTRVGLAQRGDVPVSELSHGEQRELELAVALATKPQLLLLDEPMAGLGVTESARMVALLKELRKEVTIVLVEHDMEAVFALADRITVLVYGRVIASGDPDAIRNNEEVKRAYLGDQHVVVGHG; this is encoded by the coding sequence GTGCCTGATCCCTTGCTCCGCGTCGAAAACCTGGTCCGCAGCTTTGGTGGCATCAAGGCCACCGACAATCTGTCGCTCGACGTCGTGCCGGGCGAACTGCACGCCATTATCGGCCCCAACGGCGCCGGCAAGACCACGCTGATCAGCCAGTTGACCGGACAGTTGACGCCGAATTCCGGCACCATTCACTTCGCCGGCCGTGACGTCACCCGGCTGCCGTCCTATCAGCGCAGCCGGCTCGGGCTGGCGCGCTCGTTCCAGATCACTTCGCTGCTGCCGGATTTCACGGCCGCCGACAATGTCGCGCTCGCAGCCCAAGCGCATGACGGACACTCGTTCCGATTCTGGGGCAGTGCGCGCAAGGAAAAGCATCTTCGCGATGCGGCGCAGGCCGCGTTGACGCGGGTGGGGCTCGCCCAGCGGGGCGATGTGCCGGTGTCCGAATTGAGCCACGGCGAACAGCGCGAGCTTGAGCTGGCGGTAGCGCTCGCCACAAAACCGCAATTGCTGCTGCTGGACGAGCCGATGGCTGGCCTCGGCGTCACCGAATCGGCGCGCATGGTGGCGCTGCTGAAGGAATTGCGGAAGGAAGTCACCATCGTGCTGGTCGAGCACGACATGGAAGCGGTGTTCGCGCTCGCCGACCGCATCACCGTGCTGGTCTATGGCCGCGTGATCGCGTCCGGCGATCCCGACGCCATCAGGAACAACGAGGAAGTCAAGCGCGCCTATCTCGGCGACCAGCATGTGGTGGTCGGTCATGGCTGA
- a CDS encoding ABC transporter ATP-binding protein produces MAETLLEIDGIETCYGLSQVLFGLSLKVQSGEMVALMGRNGMGKTTTIRSIMGMTPARAGKVRFAGEEVRSLPSYKIAKLGIGLVPEGRQIFPNLTVYENLVAASGNRAGNSDPWTIEKIHALFPRLAERGSNMGVTLSGGEQQMLAIGRALMTNPKLLILDEATEGLAPLIREEIWNCLSMLKGRGQSVLVIDKNVANLSRIADRHYIIERGRTVWSGTSEQLIAEPDLQHRYLGI; encoded by the coding sequence ATGGCTGAAACCTTGCTGGAAATCGACGGCATCGAGACCTGCTACGGCCTCAGCCAGGTGCTGTTCGGGCTTTCGTTGAAGGTCCAATCGGGCGAGATGGTCGCCCTGATGGGCCGCAACGGCATGGGCAAGACCACCACCATCCGTTCCATCATGGGCATGACGCCGGCCCGTGCCGGCAAGGTCCGCTTCGCGGGCGAGGAAGTGCGCAGCCTGCCGTCGTACAAGATTGCAAAGCTCGGCATCGGCCTGGTGCCGGAAGGCCGCCAGATCTTTCCGAACCTGACGGTGTACGAAAATCTGGTGGCGGCGTCGGGCAATCGCGCCGGCAATTCCGATCCCTGGACCATCGAGAAAATCCATGCGCTGTTTCCACGGCTCGCCGAGCGCGGCAGCAACATGGGCGTCACCCTGTCCGGCGGCGAGCAGCAGATGCTGGCGATCGGCCGCGCGCTGATGACCAATCCAAAACTGTTGATCCTGGACGAAGCCACTGAAGGCCTCGCGCCGCTGATCCGCGAGGAAATCTGGAACTGCCTGTCGATGCTGAAGGGGCGCGGTCAGTCGGTGCTGGTCATCGACAAGAACGTCGCCAACCTCTCCCGCATCGCCGACCGCCACTACATCATCGAGCGCGGGCGGACGGTGTGGAGCGGGACCAGCGAGCAGTTGATTGCGGAGCCGGATCTGCAGCACCGGTATTTGGGGATTTGA
- a CDS encoding glutamine synthetase family protein has translation MSFVERHGLWSKEQQEAASRLRKIVEEQKLEVVRLSFPDQHGILRGKTLVASEAIASLESGCSITTTMLAKDTSHKTVFPVFTAGGGFGMKEMEGAADVLMVADPTTFRVLPWAPTTGWLLCDLYFSDGRPVPFATRHLYRKVLDQLGSRGYDFVAGLEVEFHLFKLDDAHMTPEDAGQPGRPPSVSLLSHGYQYLTEQRYDQMEPALEIIRRDVLALGLPLRSVEVEFGPSQCEFTFQPTKGLAPADNMVLFRSAVKQTARRHGYHATFMCRPKLPNVFASGWHLHQSLVSRASGENAFMASDKDEVLSPFAKHYLAGLLEHARASTVFTTPTINGYKRYRSYSLAPDRAIWGRDNRGVMIRVLGGAGDTATRLENRIGEPAANPYLYMASQILSGLDGVDRKLDPGPSADTPYETKAALLPKSLREAVFALQDDPFFRGAFGPEFVDYYVHIKNAEIERFQAEVSDWEHREYFEMF, from the coding sequence TTGAGTTTCGTTGAACGTCACGGTCTGTGGTCGAAAGAACAGCAGGAGGCCGCCAGCCGCCTGCGCAAGATCGTCGAAGAGCAGAAGCTCGAAGTCGTCAGGCTTTCATTCCCCGATCAGCACGGCATCCTCCGCGGCAAGACGCTGGTCGCATCTGAAGCGATTGCGTCGCTGGAGAGCGGCTGCTCCATCACCACCACGATGCTCGCCAAGGACACCTCGCACAAGACGGTGTTCCCGGTGTTCACCGCCGGCGGCGGTTTTGGCATGAAGGAGATGGAAGGCGCCGCCGACGTGTTGATGGTGGCCGACCCGACAACATTTCGCGTGCTGCCGTGGGCGCCGACCACGGGCTGGCTGCTGTGTGACCTCTATTTCAGCGACGGCCGCCCGGTGCCGTTTGCCACGCGGCATCTCTATCGCAAGGTGCTCGATCAACTGGGCAGCCGCGGTTACGATTTCGTCGCAGGCCTTGAGGTCGAATTCCACCTTTTCAAGCTCGACGACGCGCACATGACGCCGGAGGATGCCGGCCAGCCCGGGCGTCCGCCATCCGTCAGCCTGCTATCGCACGGCTACCAATACCTGACCGAGCAGCGCTACGACCAGATGGAGCCGGCGCTCGAAATTATCCGCCGCGACGTGCTGGCGCTCGGCCTGCCCTTGCGGTCGGTCGAGGTCGAGTTCGGCCCAAGCCAGTGCGAATTCACCTTCCAGCCGACCAAGGGCCTCGCTCCCGCAGACAACATGGTGCTGTTTCGTAGCGCCGTGAAGCAGACCGCCCGTCGCCATGGTTATCACGCGACCTTCATGTGCCGGCCGAAACTGCCCAATGTATTTGCTTCCGGCTGGCACCTGCATCAATCGCTGGTGTCGCGCGCAAGCGGCGAGAACGCGTTCATGGCCAGCGACAAGGACGAGGTGCTGAGCCCGTTCGCAAAACACTATCTTGCGGGACTTCTGGAGCACGCGCGCGCGTCAACCGTGTTCACGACGCCGACCATCAACGGCTACAAGCGCTACCGCTCCTACTCGCTGGCACCGGATCGCGCGATCTGGGGTCGCGACAACCGCGGCGTCATGATCCGCGTGCTCGGCGGCGCGGGCGACACTGCGACGCGGCTGGAAAACCGGATCGGCGAGCCCGCGGCCAATCCCTATCTCTACATGGCCTCGCAAATTCTCTCAGGGCTAGACGGCGTCGACCGCAAGCTCGATCCGGGGCCATCGGCGGATACGCCTTACGAAACCAAGGCGGCGCTGTTGCCGAAGAGCCTGCGCGAGGCCGTGTTCGCGCTGCAGGACGATCCGTTTTTCCGCGGTGCGTTCGGGCCCGAGTTCGTCGATTACTACGTTCATATCAAGAACGCCGAGATCGAGCGGTTTCAAGCCGAGGTGTCGGACTGGGAGCACCGCGAATATTTCGAGATGTTTTGA
- a CDS encoding aromatic ring-hydroxylating dioxygenase subunit alpha, whose amino-acid sequence MMSQEANDLITRTGRKDPCGKLMRMYWQPAALVDELQGPRPVRPVKLLGENLVLFRDEGGHYGLIDRHCAHRGADLAFGRLENGGLRCAFHGWLFDVSGQCLETPAEPKDSKLCHGIKQRSYPVVEKSGILWAYLGEGEPPAFPEIDCFVAPDSHTFAFKGHINCNWLQALEVGIDPAHASFLHRFFEDEDTSTAYGKQFRGASAGSDMPMTKILREYDNPIINVEHTEYGLRLIALREIDEERTHVRVTNQLFPHGFVIPMSQEMTITQWHVPVDDENCYWYAIFTSYTAPVDKKKMRDQRLELYELPDYKSRKNKSNDYGFDPHEQATETYTGMGTDINVHDQWAVESMGAIQDRTNEHLGTSDKAIVQYRRLLRQEIEKVVGGEKPFMFLDAAHARSIQGPATMDGIGPTRGWEIYWMEVDVKRRRGAPWAAPVPTEIAGKIRHLSAAE is encoded by the coding sequence ATGATGAGCCAGGAAGCGAACGACCTGATTACCCGCACCGGGCGCAAGGACCCCTGCGGCAAGCTGATGCGGATGTACTGGCAGCCGGCGGCGCTGGTGGATGAGCTGCAGGGTCCGCGGCCGGTTCGGCCGGTCAAACTGCTCGGCGAAAACCTCGTGCTGTTTCGCGACGAGGGAGGCCACTACGGCCTGATCGATCGCCACTGCGCACATCGCGGCGCCGACCTCGCCTTCGGCCGGTTGGAGAATGGCGGGCTGCGCTGCGCCTTCCATGGCTGGCTGTTCGACGTCTCAGGCCAATGCCTGGAGACGCCCGCAGAGCCAAAGGACTCAAAGCTTTGCCATGGCATCAAGCAGCGCTCGTATCCCGTGGTCGAGAAGAGCGGCATCCTCTGGGCATATCTGGGCGAAGGCGAACCGCCGGCATTTCCTGAGATCGACTGTTTTGTCGCGCCCGACAGCCATACCTTTGCGTTCAAGGGCCACATCAATTGCAACTGGCTGCAGGCGCTGGAAGTCGGCATCGATCCGGCCCACGCCTCGTTCCTGCACCGCTTCTTCGAGGACGAGGACACTTCCACTGCCTATGGCAAGCAGTTCCGCGGCGCTTCCGCCGGAAGCGATATGCCGATGACGAAGATTTTGCGCGAATACGACAATCCGATCATCAATGTCGAGCACACCGAATACGGACTGCGCCTGATCGCGCTGCGTGAGATCGACGAGGAACGGACGCATGTGCGCGTCACCAACCAGCTCTTCCCGCACGGCTTCGTCATTCCGATGAGTCAGGAGATGACGATCACGCAGTGGCACGTGCCTGTCGATGACGAGAACTGCTACTGGTACGCGATCTTCACCAGCTACACAGCGCCGGTCGACAAGAAGAAGATGCGCGACCAGCGGCTCGAATTGTACGAGCTGCCGGATTACAAATCGCGCAAGAACAAGAGCAACGATTACGGCTTCGATCCGCACGAACAGGCGACCGAGACCTATACCGGCATGGGGACCGACATCAACGTGCACGACCAGTGGGCGGTGGAATCGATGGGCGCGATCCAGGACCGCACCAACGAGCATCTCGGCACATCGGACAAGGCGATCGTGCAGTATCGCCGCCTGCTGCGGCAGGAGATCGAAAAGGTTGTCGGCGGCGAGAAGCCGTTCATGTTCCTGGACGCCGCGCATGCGCGCAGCATCCAGGGCCCGGCAACCATGGACGGCATCGGGCCGACGCGCGGTTGGGAAATTTACTGGATGGAAGTCGACGTGAAGCGACGCCGCGGTGCGCCCTGGGCCGCGCCGGTGCCGACCGAGATCGCCGGCAAGATCCGGCATTTGTCGGCGGCGGAGTGA
- a CDS encoding IclR family transcriptional regulator domain-containing protein: MPKLKRVGDADNRGATDFIESLDRGLRVLEVFGGSRQPMTLSDLAKAADLPRATARRILFTLERAGFVATDGKLFRLMPRVLVLASSYLASNHVVSVLQPALDRLSAEAQEISSMAILDGNDVVFIARASPTRIFSAGIDIGYRLPAFCTSVGRALLLRLPDDELAAALDKMDLVPLTPFTVTDKKLLLKTIIADRAKGYSLVDREAEPGFRSISVPIRRYDGAIVAAINMGAHVDRVSSAEMVERFLPRLREAAASVKSILV; this comes from the coding sequence ATGCCGAAGCTTAAGCGCGTGGGGGACGCAGACAACCGCGGCGCGACCGATTTCATCGAAAGCCTCGATCGCGGCCTGCGCGTGCTGGAGGTGTTCGGCGGCAGCCGGCAGCCGATGACGTTGAGCGATCTTGCCAAGGCCGCCGACCTGCCGCGCGCGACCGCGCGGCGGATTCTCTTCACGCTCGAACGCGCCGGCTTCGTCGCAACCGACGGCAAGCTGTTCCGCCTGATGCCGCGTGTGCTGGTGCTGGCCTCCAGCTATCTCGCTTCCAACCATGTCGTCTCGGTGCTGCAGCCTGCGCTCGACCGGCTCTCGGCCGAGGCACAGGAAATTTCGTCGATGGCGATCCTCGACGGCAACGACGTCGTCTTCATCGCGCGCGCCAGCCCGACGCGGATATTTTCCGCAGGCATCGACATCGGCTACCGATTGCCGGCGTTCTGCACCTCGGTCGGCCGTGCGCTGCTGTTGCGGCTGCCTGACGACGAACTGGCCGCGGCGCTCGACAAAATGGACCTCGTGCCGCTGACGCCGTTCACCGTCACCGACAAGAAGCTGTTGCTGAAAACGATCATCGCCGATCGCGCGAAAGGCTATTCGCTGGTCGATCGCGAAGCCGAGCCCGGCTTTCGCTCGATCTCGGTACCGATCCGCCGCTATGACGGCGCGATCGTCGCCGCCATCAACATGGGCGCGCATGTCGACCGCGTGTCGTCAGCCGAGATGGTGGAACGCTTCCTGCCGCGTTTGCGCGAGGCGGCGGCCTCGGTCAAGTCGATACTGGTATGA
- a CDS encoding PilZ domain-containing protein: protein MLDRRQLPRNRVYYGGLVTFNGRSSTIACAVRNFSMFGAKIEFEGAALVPDEVDFEIERKAISCTARLVWRSRDAAGLVFANVHEESGVVPLAWARKLRASEQANRRLQSRLDQLLSEY from the coding sequence ATGCTCGATCGCCGTCAGCTACCCAGAAACCGCGTCTATTACGGCGGCCTCGTCACCTTCAACGGCCGCAGCTCGACGATCGCCTGCGCCGTGCGCAACTTCAGCATGTTTGGCGCGAAGATCGAATTTGAAGGCGCGGCCCTCGTCCCCGACGAGGTGGACTTCGAAATCGAGCGCAAAGCAATCTCGTGTACGGCGCGCCTCGTCTGGCGCAGCCGCGATGCGGCGGGCCTGGTGTTCGCCAATGTGCATGAGGAGAGCGGCGTCGTTCCGCTGGCCTGGGCGCGCAAGCTGCGCGCCAGCGAGCAGGCCAACCGGCGGCTCCAGTCCCGCCTCGATCAGCTCCTTTCCGAATACTGA